DNA sequence from the Deltaproteobacteria bacterium genome:
GTCACCTTCATCTTCACCACCGGATTGTAGAGCAGGTAGCGGCGATCCTGCGCTGAGGCCGAGCGCATGTAGTCGGCGGCGCGCAGCGCGACGAGCTTCATCGCGACCAGGCGCGCATACGCATCGGTGAAGTTCTGGCGCACGTGCGGGAAGTCGGTGACCGACATGTTGTAGAGCCGGCGGGCGGCGGCATGATCGATGGCTTCGTAGAACGCATGGGTACAGATGCCGATCGAAGCCCAGCCGAGGTTGAACTTGCCGATGTTGACGGTGTTGAGCGACGCGTTCCACGCCTCGTCGCCCTTGGAGAGAATGTCGCCCTCGCTGATCGGATAGTCGTGCAGCGCGTACTCGGAGACGTACGACTGGCTGTTCACGACGTTCTGGACGCACTCGTACTGCGGATGCTGCGAATCGACCGCGAAGAAGACGTAGAGGTCGGAGTCGGCGATCTTGCCGAACGTGGAGACCATCGCCGCCGCGTTGCCGTTGCCGATGTAGTACTTGCGCCCGCTAGCCGTGTAGGTACCTTCGCCACACGGCACCAATTTCATTTCGGAGGAATACAGATCGGCACCGTGAGCCTTCTCCGAGAGACCGAACGCGAAGATCCCTCCCTCGCGCAATAGCTGGGCGGCTTTGCGTTTGAGCGCTTCGTTCTTGCTCATCCAGATCGGTCCGAGACCGAGGATCGACACTTGCCACGTGTACCAATACGCGAGTCCATAGAAGCCAAGGATCTCGTTGAACTCGCAGATGCGCCACGTGTCCCAGCGCGCGTCGGCGTCGCCGTAATCGGCCGGCGTCAGCAGGGTCGCGAAGATTTTTTCCTGCTTCACGAACTCCAGAAAGTCGGCGTACCAGACCCGCTCGCAGTCGTCGTGCTTGAGCTGCCGCTTGCCCTTGCGCTCGAAGAAGTCGATGGTCTTGCGCATGATCGCGCGCGAGCGGTCATCCGGATACTCGCGATCGTGGTGTTTCGGGTTCAACAAGATCATGGCGGGCTCCTTCGCGGGCTGACAGCTCTGCCGCTGGGTCTATACCCGCGGCGCGCAGCGGTCCAGGTTGAGTGTGCTTTGCTCGCCGCTTGGCAAAGAACGGCACGTTTGCGGTATGAGGGCGGCGTGCGGTCGGCCAGCAGCGTGCGCTTCGGATGCTTTCGTCTCGATCTTGCCAATGAGTGCTTGTGGCGGGACGGGGACTCGATCGCGTTGACGCCCAAAGCCTTCGCGGTCTTGGCGCTCCTCGCGGATCATCCGGATCAGTTGGTCACCAAGAACGAGCTGCTCGATCGTGTGTGGCCGAACACGTTCGTGTCGGAAGCGGTGCTCAAGGTCATCATCTCTGAGCTCAGGAAAGTTCTCGGTGATGACGCGAGAGAGCCGCGCTTCATCGCGACGGCGCACCGGCGCGGCTATCGCTTCGTCGCCACGGTCGAGGCGGACTCATCCGCGCCGCTCGCAACGACGCCGACACCTTCGTCGCTGCGTCTAGTCGGGCGCGATGACGAGATGAAGCGTCTCAACGAGACGTACGCGCGCGCCTGCGGCGGCGAACGGCAGATGGTATTCATCACCGGCGAAGGCGGGATCGGCAAAAGCGCGCTCGTGGATGCGTTTGAGGCGACGCTGCCGAGCGCGGGTGTGCAGCGGGTGCGCGGCCAATGCCTCGAACATCACGGCAGCGGCGAAGCGTACTTGCCGATTCTCGAAGCTGTGGCGCAACTCTGCCGCGGGGAACAGGGTCCCAACGTCATCGAGTTGCTACGGCGCCACGCGCCGAGTTGGTTGGCACAACTGCCCTGGTTGCTCGACGAGAAGGATCGCGTGACCGCGCCGGGCTACATCGCCACGAACTCGCGCGAAAGTATGCAGCGCGAAATGGCGGACGCGCTGGAAGTCTACACCACGGCGCAGCCGCTGGTATTGATTCTGGAGGACCTGCACTGGAGCGACGCGTCGACAGTCGATCTGCTGTCGCGCGTCGCGCACCGGCGCGCGCCCGCTCGGCTGCTCATCGTGGCGACGTTCCGGCCCGTCGATCTCATCCTCAGCCAGCATCCGTTGAAAGCGCTCAAGCAACGACTCGACCAGCAACACCTGTGCACGGAACTGCGCTTGCCCTATCTGGGCGCGGCCGACGTGGGACGCTACATCGAAGTGCGCCTGCCGGGTCGCGCCGTTCCGGATGGGCTCGTGGACACCATTGTCGAGCGCACCGGCGGCAACGCGCTCTTCGTCGTCAATCTGGTGGACGACCTTCTCGCGCGAGGCTGGTTGGTTGCCGATGCGCAGGCGCTGCGCTTGAGCGTGCCGCTGGAACGCATCCACGCCGAGGTGCCTGAGGGTGTGCGGCAGATGATCGATGCGCAGATCGATCGTCTACCGGCACCCCACGCGGCGCAATTCGAAGCCGCCAGCGTCGTGGGCGAGGAGTTCTCGACGGCTGCCGTCGCCGCGGCGGTCGGGCAACCGTTGGCAGAGGTCGAGCGGTTCTGCGAACTGCTGCAGCAGCAGTCGCCGTACCTGCACACGCTCGGCGTCACCACCGTCGACACGGGAGAGGTGTGCGGACGGTATCGCTTTTCGCACGCGCTGTACCGCGACGTATTCTACCAGCGCATTGGCGGCTCACGTCGCGTCGTGTTGCACCGGCGGATCGGCGACTGGCTCGAAGCGCAGCATGGAAGCCCCGCGGAACTGGCGCGGCACTTCGTCGCAGCAGTCGACTCCGGCTGCGCTGATAAGGCGGTGAACTACTCGCGCCGCGCGGCCGAGCGTGCGGTCGAGTTGTTCGCCTATGCGGAGGCGGCCGGTCACTACCAGACGGCGCTGGATGTTCTCGCGTCGGCCGATGCCGGCGCATCTCATCGCGAGGAAGCCTGTCGCCTGCGCATCGCGCTCGGCGAAAGCCTCGAGCGCAACGGCACCGTCGCGCTCGCCGGGGAGGCTTTCACGCGCGCGGCCGAGTTGGCGCGCGAGATCGATTCGTCCGAGTTGTTCGCCAAAGCGGCGCTGGGTCGCGGGCGCGGTCATCATCCCGTCAGCGCCGTGGACCCCGATCTCGTCGCGCTGCTTGAAGAGGCGCTGCAGCGCATCGGACCGCAGCCCGGCGCCCTGCGCGCCTGCTTGCTGGCCCGGCTCGACACAGCCTTGTCGCCGATCCCCGGTGCGCATGAACGGCGCGAGCCGATGGCGCGCGAGGCCTTGGCCTATGCGCGTCAGAGCGACGATCCGGAAACACTGTTGTTGGTGCTCCAGTACACGCGCTGGGCTTTCAACGGGCGCGAGTCGCCGGAAGAATTGCGCGAGTCGGCTGAGCGCTTGGGCCGACTCGCGGCAGCGGTGCCGAATAGCGAGCAGGCGCTCCAGTTCTTGCTGCTGCGCCTCACCCAACTCCATGAGCTCGGCGATACTGCCACTGCTTCCGCCAACCTCACGCGCCTCCGCGAATCAGCCGACGCCGCGGGGATCGTGTGGTTTCAGTGGTTCGCGCAGCGCCTGGTCGCGTATCGCGCACTGGAAGAAGGGCGCTTCGCCGACGCCGAGCGGTGTATGGAGGAAGCGCTGACCCTCGGCCAGCGGAGCGATCATCCCAACGTGCTGCCGGTCTACGGGGCGCAACGCATCTGCCTGCACTTGCAACGCGGCTGGTTCGCCGAGATCGAGCCGCAGTTGACGGCGATGAGCAAGCGCCGGCCCGAGCAGTTCACGACGCGCGCCGCGCTGGCGTACGCACGCGCGCAACTCGGCGACGCGGCGGGAGCGCGGCGCGAGTTCGAAGCATTGGTCGCCGATGACTTCGCCCACATTCCGCGCGACTCATTGTGGCTGATGGTGCTCGCTCGTCTAACAGAAGTGTGCGTCGAACTCCGTGACGCACCGCGCGCCAGCACGTTGCACGAACTCTTCGCACCATACGCCGAGCGCGTGATCGGCGCCGGCGCGGGCTTCGCTTCGGTCGGGCACGGCAGCCGCTACCTGGCGCTGCTGGCGCACACCTGCGGCCGCTGGGATGAAGCGGCGGCGCAGTTCGCGCGCGCCATCGAAATACACGAGCGCATGGGCGCACAGCCGTGGCTCGCGCAAGGCCTGTACGAGTACGGCCGCCTGCTGCGCGAACAGCCTCTCAAGGGTACGGCGCGCGCCGCGGCGCGGCGGCGCGCCGCAACGCTGTTGAGCCGCGCCCACGAGCTGGCAGCGCAGCTCGACATGCGCGGGCTTGACGCCGCCCTGCGGCGGCTCAACGCGTGACGCGCCGCCGCACAGCCATGACCGCGAGGCCGCGGTGAGCAGTTGGGCCGCGGAAGGAGCCGCGGTTCACCCGCAATTTGGCGTATCTTGTGCGCTGTTGTAGCCGGTCCCAGGGCAGGAGGAGTCGTTGCGGGCGCAATTGTTGAACGTGGGTTCGTTGCCGATCTCGTCCAACTTGGCGACCGCGTGATCTTTCATTTGGATCGCCTGCAGCCGTTTCTTCCCCTTGAGACCTTGATTTCCTCGTTCATGAAACTGATGAAGCAGCGCTGGCTCTCGTGTTCGCACCAGGCACCGTTGCAATCGAAATCCCGCCGGCGACGGCCTTCTCCAACTTGTTCGCGAACCGGCGGCGCTGCGAACTCGCAGCGCCGCCGGGCGCGAGCAGCTGGCGGAGTTACTGGCGCTCGTCGACGACGCCTCCGCCGCTGCCCTGCCCCTGTCTGTCCGTGGCCCGCAGGAGGCTTTGCCGCTCTAGCAGTTCGGTGCGGAGCAACACGGCGCGTTTATACTTTCGTTGTCGAAGCCCGTACCGGGGCAGAACGACCCGTTACCAGCGCACATGTTGCCGACTAGGTCGTTGGAGATGGCGTCCTGTCTTATGACTGCCGCTGCTCGCGCTCGTTTCGCCGCGATCAGCGTTTTCTTTGACTTGGAGTCGCGAATTATCTCGTCCAGGTTATTGATGAAGCACGACTCCGACTCGTAGTCGCACCATCCTTGGTTGCAATCGAAGAATGGCACCGGCGTCGGTTTAGGCGGCGGACCGAGACCCGTCCCGCTGCCGGTGGCGCTCCCGACACCGTTGACCGAGACAGTGCCGACGACGTGTCTGCCGCTATTCTCATCGGCGCCGCGCCACTCGCCGTCGAAGAAGATCCATCCGGTTACAATCTGCTCGCCGTTGTCGGTTTCGGCGATGCGGTAGATCCCACCCTGGTTCTCGATTGCCGGCTGCGTGGAGAACGCCTGCGTGCTGCTTCCGGCGGTGACGCTGCCCGCGACGCTGTCGCCGCTCAACTGCGCGCCAAGCTGACCGCCTTTCTCCCCGTTCAACTGAATCGCCGCGCCGGTTTGCGTGCCGAGGAACCACTCGGAGATTGCGTTGCCATCGCACACGTAGGCGACGGCGACGTGCCCGTTGGTGACAACGGCGATCAGCGCATCGGTGCCGCTGACTTTCCCCACGTAGGTTGTCTTCGCCTGCGGCGCCGGATCGGCGTCCGGCTGCGGAATGGTGGCGCGCAGCGATTCGGGGGTGCTTGTGCTGTTGCTGCTGTCATCTCCCCCGCAACCTGCCAGCAACGGCAGTAGGGCTAAGCTCATCAGCCCGCGGGTCAATACTCGTCTCGTCCAGTTGCTCATGTCGTCTCCCTTTCTGTGCGCAAATGTGGTGTGGCTTGTCGTAGCGATCGTGCACGAAACGTCCGGCGGCGGTCGCGGCGTGCTCGGCATCCGCGTTCCGCGCGCGAAACACTGCGCCCTGCGGCCCGCCTTCATTGCGGCTCCGGTTCCCCGAAGAGGAAATCGTCCATCACCGCGACGTCCACCCCGGGGCCCTCATTGGGGCCGAGGGCCGACGTGCCGTAGATGATGTGCACCCGCGCCACCACCGCGGTTGGAAACGCGACGCCCAAGAACGACAGACCACCGTTGCTCGGGGGAACGCGAAAGCGCCCGAGCGAACGATCGTTCCGGTCGAAGTACTCGAACGAACTGCTGCCGCCGTCGACGTCGGTGTAGACCGCACCGAAACCACGCACCACAGCGGGTGTCTGCGTCCCGGCCACGAAGAACGTCAGGTTGACGATGTTGCTGCCGATCGGTGAGAACAGTCGCTCGGCGCTGTAGGTCTTGAAGGTGCTCGTATAGGCTGGATTGATGTTGCCGAAACGCACGGCGGCTCCCGAGGGATTGTCGCTGTCGGCACTGACTTGCACGCCGGTTCCCGGGGTGTTGAGGACGGCGCCGCGGGCGCGCGGCGCCACAGTGTCGTTGAAGAAATCCGGCGGGAGAAAGTTGGGAGCGGCTTGCGCATCGGGCACCGCGTCCCAGTTGAGCTCGCGCCGACCGGAAGGTTGCTGCCCCGGCACGCCGGCATTGTCGGGGTCGCCTAGTAAGGCCCGGAACTGACGGACCCCCGCGCTGATGTCGCCGGAGGTGGAGACCACCACCGGCGCCGTAGCGGCGGGCGTGCCGTCACTGCCGCCGCAGGCCACCAGGCACTGGATCATCAGCACTCCTACCAGCGCGGTTACCCAGGTCGTGCGTGGCCTGATGCAGATCGTTGAGTGCGGCCGTCGAACCGTCGTCGACATTGGCAGCTTCACTTCCTCTCGAACTGGTGACGTGATTCTCGCTGTCATCGAATCCTCCTTTCCGGTTCAAACTAGTTCTGTTGGTGTCGTCGGGGCAGAGTCGATGCCCGCTCTCGTGCGCGCTGGCGCCGTCGTGCGAACCGAAGGGCCGCCAACGCCAGGAGCGATAGCGCGCCTGCGCGCGGCGAGCGGCGGGGCGCTAAACTGCAGCCGTCACCATCGTCACCATTCGAAGGCACCGACACGCTGCCGACCGTGTCGAAGGATTGCTCGTCGCCGTTATCGCCAGTGGCCGCGGCTTCGACCCGGAATGTTCGCCCGGTGGTGTTGGCGTTCAGACTGACGGCAAACGTCAGATCAACGCTCGGTCCGTCGGGACCGCTGCCATGCACCACGCTGCTCGCGGGATGAAAGGTCGACTTCCCGGTGTCGACTGGATCGCCCGCTCCGGGTACGAAACTGCCGTTGCACGTATCTCCATCACACAGACTGAAGCGGTCGTCACCTTCAGTGAAGCGGCCCCAAAACGCCACGCCAGAGTTGTCGATCAGGCGCAGATCGACCGTATGCAGGTCGCGCCAGCGTCCGGGATGGGTCCAGCGCAACGTGAGCGGGATGAGATCGCCGGCGGCGACATCTCCGCTGCCTGCGACGAGCTCAGCGATACCCACCAGCAGATCGTCGTCCACGATCGTACCGGTGGCCTGACCCAGCGTGATCGCCGCGTTGGTTGGACGGCCGATGGCCACGATGAACGTCTCGTTCCCTTCGCGCCGTTTGTCGCCGAGGACAGGAACCGACACCTTAATCTGGTTAACTCCCCCCGGTAGCGAGACGGTCTTGTTCACTGCGGTGTAGTCCGAGCCGGCCGTTGCGGTGTTGTTGGCCGTCGCGAAGCGCGCCGTGATCGGCAAGCTGTGCGGGATATCGACGTCGATAGTGAACATCATCGAGCGAGTGCCCGTGTTACCCTCGACGACTGAAGCATTGTGGATGCTCAACTTGGGGAGCGGTGTGGGCGTCGACGTTGGCGTCGGTGTCGATGTCGGCGTGCGTGTTGCCGTCGCAGTCGGGGTGCGTGTCGGTGTTGGCGTCGAGGGGGCCGCCGTGAGGGCAACCGCGACCCGGAGCCCATCCCCCGAGTGTACGGCGTCCGGAAAGCCGAAGCTGACGTCGCAGTCTAGCCCGTTGCCAATTTGGTGGACGACCTGCGACTTGCACTGGGCCTCCCAAAACCATTGGAACTCATAGTGCGTGCTCGCCGCGGGATCGCCGGGAAACACCGCTGAGTTGGACGCGGCGACCACGGTGTCGCCGGTGAACGTGGTTGGTCCTCGTGTCGTCGCCGATAGCAGCGTCATACCTGGCCCATTGATGAAGTGGCCGACGATATTGTCGATCGAGGCGGTTGCTGTGCCATTGTCACCCTCGAAGAGGCCGTCGTTCGTGGTGCGTAAGACCCCACTGATCGCGCCGTCGATCCGGATTCCGTACGGCGCGGTGGCGTTCAACACGTCGAACCTCAGGGTCACACTGCCGACGTAATCCGTCGTCGTCGACTTTGGTCCACTAATGGTCGAATGCTGGTCGGCGCGTGCGTTGAACTCAACCGCCCATGTCGACGAGACCCCCGGCACTTCGTCGATCGGCCCGACCAGCCTCGATCCTCTCTCGGTGAGTCTGAGCACGCTCGAGTCCAACGCATCTGGTGATTGAAGGACGTTGAACACCAGGGCCACATTGGCGAGCGTCGCCCCCCACACGGGCGCGCTGCTGCCGAGCACCGCCACCAGCGCGACGAGGACGCCGCTCGCTGTTGCCGTCGTGAGACGCGAGAAGAATCGATGTTGATTGGTCATCTTGTACCTCCAGTGTGAGTGTTGGTGTGAGTGCAGGAGTCCGGCTCCTTCAGTTGCAGGATGCTGGCGAGGGGTCATGGATTGTGTCCATTCTTCGTTTCAAGTTCCGCGGCGAGCGATGTGTCACAGACCGCCGCCAACACCGCCGTGAAGAACGCCAGCAGTTCATCCGCCGAGCGGAACCGGCTCGCGCGTCCAGATTCAACGTGCTCGACGCGGCCAGCAGTCGCACCACGTTGCGCGCCGCTACTGACCGCGAACTGCACGACGAAGGCTCCTTGCGGCGGAAGCGTCTGGTCTGCTGCGCTCATGGCGGCAATCACTAGCCACCCGCGCTGCGGATGTCGTAAGGGAATGGTAAGGAAACAGTAAATTATCGAGGGCGACGAAGGCGAGGTGTCGGCGATGAAGATCGAGCTACAACCAATCGGATTTGTCCGCGCGGCGCGCGATCAGGCGGAGGACGACTACTGGGGCGGGGTTGAATCGGCGATCGTGCTCACCGACACCTTCGATCCCGACTGCCTCCTGGGGATCGACGAGTTCTCGCACGCGGAGGTCGTATTCTATTTCGACCGGGTCGACGAGCAGAAGGTCACCCGCGACGCCAGGCATCCACGCAACAATCCGAACTGGCCACGCGTCGGCATCTTCGCCCAGCGCGGTAAGAACCGTCCCAACCGGATCGGCACGACCATCGTCCGAATCCTGCGCCGCGACGGTCGCACGTTGCATGTCGCTGAACTGGATGCCATCGAAGGCACTCCCGTGCTCGACATCAAGCCGGTGATGCAGGAGTTTCTCCCTCGCGAACCGGTGCGTCAGCCGGAGTGGTCGCGGGCGTTGATGGAAAAGTACTGGGCGAGCGCGAGTGACTGAGCGCCGTGCACTCTACCCGGTGTTCGCCAGCACCGGGCTGTGACTATCCAGCGCGGCCGCTCGGGCAAGCTCAACGGCCGCCTTCGGCGCGCACGGCGACACCAGGACCGCAATCGTCTCAAATAGTTTTTTGGTGTCGATCGGCTTGGTAACGTATTCATCCATGCCGGCAGCGAGACAGCGCTCCGCATCACCCTTCATGGCATGGGCGGTCATAGCGATGATCGGAATGTGCGGCCGGCGAAGCGCGGTCTCGTGTCGACGAATCTCGGCGGTGGCTTCGAGGCCGTCCATTTCGGGCATTTGTACGTCCATCAAGACCGCATCGAACGGCTCGCGCAGATAGGCGTCGACCGCGGAGCGTCCGTTGTCGGCCACGACCACCGTATGTCCACGCTTCTCCAATAGGCGGACCGCGAGCTTCTGGTTCACCGCGTTGTCTTCGGCGAGCAGGAAACGGAGGCCGGTGCGGATCGGGGCGAGCGGCGTGCCGCCGGTCGGGACCGCTGTTGCGTCTGTTGCGGACCCGGCGAGCTGAATTCCCATCACCGCCGTGAAGTGGAACGTGCTGCCCTTGCCAACTTCGCTCTCCACCCAAATGCGACCGCCCATCAACTCCACGAGCTGTGATGAAATGGCGAGGCCGAGTCCGGTACCCCCGTAGCGACGGGTGATCGAGCCGTCGGCCTGTGCAAACGCGGCAAAGATCGTGTGTTGTTGATCAGGCTCGATGCCGATGCCGGTATCGGCGACGGTGAAGTGCAATCTGATTGATGCCGTCGCGTTCGGCTCCGCGTCCACCCCGATCACGATCCGACCTCGCTGAGTGAACTTGATCGCATTGCTGACCAGGTTCACCACGACTTGCCGCAGTCGCAAGGAATCACCGACGAGCGCGTCGGCGACGTCGGGCGACACGCTACAGATCAACTCCAGGCCCTTCGCACGCGCCCGCACCTCGAACGGGCGGAGTGCGCTGACCAGGGTATCGTGGAGATTGAACGCGACGGCGGAGAGTTCGAGCCGGCGCGCTTCAATCTTCGAGAAATCGAGAATGTCGTTGATGACGTGGAGCAGTGTGTCCGCGGAGTCGCGGGCCACTTGGACATATTCGCGCTGCTCGGCGTTCAACGTCGTCTGCAGCGCCAGTTCGGTCATACCGATGATGCCATTCATCGGCGTACGAATCTCGTGACTCATATTGGCGAGAAACTCGCTTTTGGCGCGGTTGGCGGCTTCGGCCGCCGCCAGCGCGACTTTGTATTTCACTTCTCCCTCGCGCAGCGCATCGTGCGCCTCGGCCAGCGTCCAGCGCAGTTGGAACTCCCGCCAACGCTGCCACCCGCGCATCGCCGTGGTGGCGATGGCGATGCCGCTGGCGGCCGCGACCGTGGAGATGTTGTCGAGGAACGCCTGATTGGCCAACCCGGTTCCGGTCGCCAACACGCCGAGGGCATAGACCGCCAGTACACCGGCGCACATCACCGCCGTCCAGGCCGGGTGCCACGGCATGATCAACGCGACGGTGAGCGGGATCATACTGAGCCCGGCGGAGTACTGACTGGCCTCGCCGCCGGTGAGTACCTGCATCACGTACATCAGCACTCCCGCCGCCGTGACGCATATCAAGGCGAGCAACGGTGCCCGGCTGCGCCCGAAACGCGTCTCCAGCAAGCCGACAATCGCCAGCATGATCGCCGCAGTGCCAATGCGCAGGATCAACGACAACCAGAAGATCTCTGGATGACGGATGTAGTCGAACAGGGCGAACCCCAGGACCAGCGGCACGCCGAAGAGGCAAACCGTGCGCACCGCACGCTCGCTGATCGCGTGGCTCTCCTCGTCGTAAGCCGCCCGCATTCGCTCGGGATCGGCGACAGGCACAACGGTCCCCATAAGCGGCGAAACTGAGCGAAGCGCATGCCGCGAGACTCAGCGGTGTTTCCAGCGCGCACGGCTCTCGGACGCGACTGTCCTTTACCGAAGAGTCGGAAATCGCCTGTTTTCTGACACCCGCCAAGTCTCGGGTTCCGGCGTACCGAAGTCCCTGACTGCTGCTAGGTAGATGCGAACACCACGGGCATGCGGACGATCCCGTTCATGATGGTGGAGCGAAGCACCTCGACCTCACCGGCCGGCGCGAAGTCTGGGAAGCGGGCAAGTAGTTCCTCGAAGAGCACGCAGCCCTCGAGTTGCGCGAGGTTGGCGCCTAGGCACGAATGCGGTCCGATGCCGAACGACAGGTGGTCCGAATCCGTTGCCCGCGTCACGTCGAAGCGATCGGCCGTCGGCCCCCACACCTCTTCGTCACGATTGGCCGAGGCGTAGAGGAGGACGACGTAGTCCCCTGCGGCGATCCGTTGGCCCCGAATCATCGTGTCCTGTGTGGCGGTGCGGGCGAACGTCTTCACCGGCGTCACCCAACGGAGCATCTCGTCGATGGCGCGCGGCAACAACGCTGGGTCGGCCGCGAGCGTGCGGCGCTCGTCGGGAAATTGCATCAACGCCCGCGCGCCTCCGGCGATGAGATTGCGCGTCGTCTCGTTGCCGGCGACCAGCAACGTCAGGCAGAACATGAGGACCTCGTCGTCGGCCAGGCGCTCGCCATCGACTTCAGCGACCGCCAGCGCCGAGATGAGATCTTCGCGGGGGACGCGGCGACGTTCTTCGAGCACGCGCAGGAAGTAGCCGAAGAGCTCCTGCACGGTAACCATCGTCG
Encoded proteins:
- a CDS encoding SAM-dependent methyltransferase translates to MKIELQPIGFVRAARDQAEDDYWGGVESAIVLTDTFDPDCLLGIDEFSHAEVVFYFDRVDEQKVTRDARHPRNNPNWPRVGIFAQRGKNRPNRIGTTIVRILRRDGRTLHVAELDAIEGTPVLDIKPVMQEFLPREPVRQPEWSRALMEKYWASASD
- a CDS encoding AAA family ATPase, translated to MRSASSVRFGCFRLDLANECLWRDGDSIALTPKAFAVLALLADHPDQLVTKNELLDRVWPNTFVSEAVLKVIISELRKVLGDDAREPRFIATAHRRGYRFVATVEADSSAPLATTPTPSSLRLVGRDDEMKRLNETYARACGGERQMVFITGEGGIGKSALVDAFEATLPSAGVQRVRGQCLEHHGSGEAYLPILEAVAQLCRGEQGPNVIELLRRHAPSWLAQLPWLLDEKDRVTAPGYIATNSRESMQREMADALEVYTTAQPLVLILEDLHWSDASTVDLLSRVAHRRAPARLLIVATFRPVDLILSQHPLKALKQRLDQQHLCTELRLPYLGAADVGRYIEVRLPGRAVPDGLVDTIVERTGGNALFVVNLVDDLLARGWLVADAQALRLSVPLERIHAEVPEGVRQMIDAQIDRLPAPHAAQFEAASVVGEEFSTAAVAAAVGQPLAEVERFCELLQQQSPYLHTLGVTTVDTGEVCGRYRFSHALYRDVFYQRIGGSRRVVLHRRIGDWLEAQHGSPAELARHFVAAVDSGCADKAVNYSRRAAERAVELFAYAEAAGHYQTALDVLASADAGASHREEACRLRIALGESLERNGTVALAGEAFTRAAELAREIDSSELFAKAALGRGRGHHPVSAVDPDLVALLEEALQRIGPQPGALRACLLARLDTALSPIPGAHERREPMAREALAYARQSDDPETLLLVLQYTRWAFNGRESPEELRESAERLGRLAAAVPNSEQALQFLLLRLTQLHELGDTATASANLTRLRESADAAGIVWFQWFAQRLVAYRALEEGRFADAERCMEEALTLGQRSDHPNVLPVYGAQRICLHLQRGWFAEIEPQLTAMSKRRPEQFTTRAALAYARAQLGDAAGARREFEALVADDFAHIPRDSLWLMVLARLTEVCVELRDAPRASTLHELFAPYAERVIGAGAGFASVGHGSRYLALLAHTCGRWDEAAAQFARAIEIHERMGAQPWLAQGLYEYGRLLREQPLKGTARAAARRRAATLLSRAHELAAQLDMRGLDAALRRLNA
- a CDS encoding cytochrome P450, producing MSLPSYAIDDPDFYLDDVETAYRRLRNEAPVYWCERAGFWALTKYADIDHVSRNAQLFCSGQGVLVKDPMRDGTMPDQPQSIIYMDSPAHLRYRRLVSKAFTPRMVKELEPRIRQYACESLDAVTPGVPIDFVEQVAVPLPMIVIAEMLGVPKQDRADFKRWSDAIIAGADLGVMSTMVTVQELFGYFLRVLEERRRVPREDLISALAVAEVDGERLADDEVLMFCLTLLVAGNETTRNLIAGGARALMQFPDERRTLAADPALLPRAIDEMLRWVTPVKTFARTATQDTMIRGQRIAAGDYVVLLYASANRDEEVWGPTADRFDVTRATDSDHLSFGIGPHSCLGANLAQLEGCVLFEELLARFPDFAPAGEVEVLRSTIMNGIVRMPVVFAST
- a CDS encoding acyl-CoA dehydrogenase, with the translated sequence MILLNPKHHDREYPDDRSRAIMRKTIDFFERKGKRQLKHDDCERVWYADFLEFVKQEKIFATLLTPADYGDADARWDTWRICEFNEILGFYGLAYWYTWQVSILGLGPIWMSKNEALKRKAAQLLREGGIFAFGLSEKAHGADLYSSEMKLVPCGEGTYTASGRKYYIGNGNAAAMVSTFGKIADSDLYVFFAVDSQHPQYECVQNVVNSQSYVSEYALHDYPISEGDILSKGDEAWNASLNTVNIGKFNLGWASIGICTHAFYEAIDHAAARRLYNMSVTDFPHVRQNFTDAYARLVAMKLVALRAADYMRSASAQDRRYLLYNPVVKMKVTTQGEDVINHLWDVIAAKGFEKDTYFEMAARDIRGLPKLEGTVHVNVALILKFMPNYFLNPAEYPEVPKRSDAANDGFLFDQGPTRGLGSVRFHDYNAAFERYALPNVTLLREQIEVFKELLTHAPPDQEQSRDIDFLFAIGEIFALIVYAQLVLENARIYAIDDALVDQIFDVFVRDYSRYALQLYSKPSATPAQMAHCLRMIRKPAVDATRYQHVWTEHVYALKGAYRMND
- a CDS encoding response regulator, with product MPVADPERMRAAYDEESHAISERAVRTVCLFGVPLVLGFALFDYIRHPEIFWLSLILRIGTAAIMLAIVGLLETRFGRSRAPLLALICVTAAGVLMYVMQVLTGGEASQYSAGLSMIPLTVALIMPWHPAWTAVMCAGVLAVYALGVLATGTGLANQAFLDNISTVAAASGIAIATTAMRGWQRWREFQLRWTLAEAHDALREGEVKYKVALAAAEAANRAKSEFLANMSHEIRTPMNGIIGMTELALQTTLNAEQREYVQVARDSADTLLHVINDILDFSKIEARRLELSAVAFNLHDTLVSALRPFEVRARAKGLELICSVSPDVADALVGDSLRLRQVVVNLVSNAIKFTQRGRIVIGVDAEPNATASIRLHFTVADTGIGIEPDQQHTIFAAFAQADGSITRRYGGTGLGLAISSQLVELMGGRIWVESEVGKGSTFHFTAVMGIQLAGSATDATAVPTGGTPLAPIRTGLRFLLAEDNAVNQKLAVRLLEKRGHTVVVADNGRSAVDAYLREPFDAVLMDVQMPEMDGLEATAEIRRHETALRRPHIPIIAMTAHAMKGDAERCLAAGMDEYVTKPIDTKKLFETIAVLVSPCAPKAAVELARAAALDSHSPVLANTG